From Chelonia mydas isolate rCheMyd1 chromosome 22, rCheMyd1.pri.v2, whole genome shotgun sequence, the proteins below share one genomic window:
- the SC5D gene encoding lathosterol oxidase — protein MDLVLNYVDYNFFTPYVYPTTWPEDEPFRQITSLLIVTNLGALVLYLLFGTLSYYLVFDHSLKQHPQFLENQVQLEIKYALQSLPWISIPTVALFFAEVRGYSRLYDNIEDSPYGWFGVILSMLSFLFFTDMCIYWIHRFLHHKLVYKRLHKPHHRWKVATPFASHAFHPVDGFLQSIPYHIYPFLFPLHKVTYLGLYIAVNVWTISIHDGDYRVPDFLKHIINGSAHHTDHHLYFDYNYGQYFTLWDKIGGSYKSPSSFEGKGPHDYLKKLKSGELASIKNGHVDEELVNRDSLKNK, from the exons ATGGATCTAGTCCTGAACTATGTAGATTACAACTTTTTTACACCATATGTGTATCCAACCACATGGCCTGAGGATGAGCCCTTTCGACAGATCACCAGTCTCCTTATTGTAACAAATCTTGGTGCACTTGTGCTTTATTTGCTGTTTGGAACTTTGAGCTACTACTTGGTTTTTGATCACTCTCTGAAGCAACACCCCCAGTTTCTAGAG AATCAGGTGCAGCTCGAGATAAAATATGCTCTGCAGTCACTGCCCTGGATCAGCATCCCCACAGTTGCACTCTTCTTTGCAGAGGTCAGAGGTTACAGCAGGCTTTATGACAACATTGAAGACTCTCCATATG GATGGTTTGGTGTAATCCTTAGCAtgctctctttccttttcttcaccGACATGTGCATTTACTGGATTCACAGGTTCCTCCATCATAAACTTGTGTACAAG CGTCTGCACAAGCCCCATCACCGCTGGAAGGTTGCTACGCCATTTGCAAGTCACGCCTTCCACCCTGTGGATGGCTTCCTGCAGAGTATTCCATATCACATCTatcctttcctctttcctttgCACAAAGTGACCTATTTGGGTCTCTACATTGCTGTCAATGTCTGGACAATCTCTATTCATGATGGCGATTACCGCGTGCCGGATTTCTTGAAACACATTATCAATGGCTCTGCCCATCACACCGATCATCACTTGTATTTTGATTACAACTACGGTCAGTATTTCACACTCTGGGATAAAATTGGGGGCTCCTACAAAAGCCCCTCATCCTTTGAAGGGAAAGGGCCACATGATTATTTGAAAAAGCTAAAGAGCGGAGAATTGGCCAGTATTAAAAATGGCCATGTGGATGAAGAATTGGTGAATAGAGACAGtctaaagaataaataa